In Prionailurus bengalensis isolate Pbe53 chromosome D4, Fcat_Pben_1.1_paternal_pri, whole genome shotgun sequence, the DNA window gaggaggaggacGCGCTGCTGGAAGCCGAGCTGATGCCGGAGGTCTCCGGGGACGACTGGGAGGCCGACTCCCAGAACTGTGGGGACGGCACGGTCAGCAGGGCGCCCGGGCCAGCGGCTGGCTCCGGGGGACCCCGGGCGCTCTGTTCGGGAGCCGGGAGCACCCCTTGGCCGCTCACGGGTGTGGCGTGGGGGCCCTGGGCCCCGCGAAGGGCCGTCAGGGAGAAGGGGCGGGCGGTCACCTTCTTTTCCTGACCGTCGGGGGACTCCGGGACGAAGCTCACGTTGATCTCCTCCACGTCGGAGCTGGAGGAGCCGGCCGAGTGGATGCTGAGTGCGTCGGCGATGTCCCCGCTGCTGAGGTAGGGGCCGCACCTGAGCTGGTCACAGGACTTGGAGTGGGAGCTGCCGCTGCTGCTGAGCTCCGTGCTGGGGGCCTGGCGGCTGCGTGGACGGCTCAGCTTACTCGGGGGGCCTCCCCTGGGACAcaacccacccctgcccccacccccacactcggCACTCCGGGCTCTGCGCCAAGGGCTCGGTCAGTCACCAGCACCACGTCTGTCCCTGCTTTGGAAGCGACCGATTTAGGAtcgccccatttcacagaggaggaaactgaggcccagggagggtaGACAAGTGGCCCCAGTCGCGCTCAGCCTGAGGCTTCCGTAAGCCCCGAGGGAGCCCTTCCTGCCAGCCCGGGGCCACTCACTCGCTCCAGCGCTTGACGATGGCCGCGTTCTTCTTGGCCTTGAGGGTGTTGCTGGCCGACTCGGAGGGGGGCTCCAGCTCACACGACAGGTTGTAGCTACGGGACAGAGAGGCAGCTGTGAGGTGAGCAGGAGGCACACTCGGGTCTCCCTCCCAGAACCTGCCTGGCAGTGGGGGTCCAGACGCCCAGCCACCACCAGGCAACAGAACCCGGTCCTGAGCAGGATCCCACACCGCAGCCCGCCCGCCCCTGCCGTGCCCCACCCGCACCCAGCCAGCCTCACCTCTCCGTCTCGCTGAGTCGCTCCATGGCCCGGAACCAGGCCCCAAAGTGCTCCTCGGGTGTGATGCTATAATTGTTGCAAGCCGACTGGAGCAGCTTGATCTGGGCGATCACTTCGAATTCCTGGGGCCCAGAGGGAAGGACGGGACAGTGATGGGATGGATGCGGTGCTGGGTGTGGCCCGGGGGGCTGCCGGGGAGGTCGTGGGTGGGGGTGCTGGGCGGGGCAGGGGCCCAGGGTCTCTGTGTTCCCTCCTACTCTCTACTCCCGCCCAGGGCCACTCTGTTCTAACAAAACAGCCCCTCCCAGGAAGCTGTCCTTGATTCTGGCCTCCTGTACCCCCCTCCAGTGGGAGAGGTCCCCCCTCCTCTGTGTATCCAACTCTCCCCACAAATATAACAGGAAGCAGGATGCAGCTGAGGCAGGTCTCTGatttccaaccccccccccccccccccccccgccaacacaTACGGACAGCAGCCGCTCACCTTCCTCCGCTTCTCGAAGTTGATCAGTCTCCCCTGGAAGGCAGACAGCCAGAGAGCATCAGAAGGCGTCCCCTTGCCCATGAccacccctcagcccctctcAGGCTGCACTACTGACAGCATACACCAGGGGGCGGGGTGGAcgaacgaacacacacacacacacacacctctgggcctggggagggggtggtcctAGGATCTAGGGAGCggtgggcagagggacagagcttCAAACAACTACTGGCCCAGCCCTCTGAGGACAAAAGGATTGAGGCCTCAGGCAGGAAGGCCCAGCTTGGGGGGCGGGCCTCTCTCCTCCTGTGGTTGCTGCCCAAGGGAGGGCCGTGGGCAGCTGGGCCAGACCCTGGGCAGCTCTAAGCCTCAGCGGCTGGGCACCTAGCTCTGTTTACTCACTGGTGAGCCGGGCAGGAGCCCAGGCAcgtgggggtggctgggggccCTCAGACAAGGTGTGCCCAGCGCTTGAGAGCTCAGGGCTCGGTGAGGGGCGCTTTCCCCTAGGGCTCCAGGACCCCGGCCCCACTcccgcccggccccggcccccgggGCTCACTCACATACAGATAGTCCTTCATCGCGGTGTCCAGCATCACCAGGTCTGTGAGGAAGGTGCCCAGGTAGGGAACGGTGCCCTGGATGACACCCTGTGACGTTGGGGTAGGGCTTATGAGCAACGACCGaggcctcccccagcctcccactcGGAGCAGCCCGGGGACCTTTAGCAGTCTCCCCcagactccctcccagtgcccaCAGACCCCAACCTCGCCAAGGTTCTGTGGTCCCtggaccctccccacccctaagCCCACCGAGCCCAGCTGCCATCGGCACCCTCGAGACCCCCTGCTGGTCAGGGCGCAGCCCTGTCAGGGCCCAGAGGAGCTCAGGTCACTGCAGCGTCaggggggaagggctgggggcgacccctcctctcctgcctcgggccggcaccccacccccctcggCCTCGAGTGCACTCACCGTCTCCTTTGGCCGCTTCTGGGCTCTCTTGGGGTTCATCTCCAGGGTGGCAAACTTGGAGGTGCCCTCCTGCCAGGGTTGGGGACGGGATCAGTGtgaccctcctctcctcccctctttcccctccAGCAGACCTGACCTTGGTACTTGGTCACTGGTCCGAATGCTCTGCTGCCACCAGTGGGGTGCCCTGGCGCTCCCGGGGTGTGGGAACGTGGGGCCAGTGGCCTGGCCTCCCCAAGCCTGTTTCCTGGTCTGGAAAGTGCAGGTGAGCAAGACACCCACTCTCGGGAGGTCTCCAAGGACTCAGCAGCCCGTGCCCTCTCCGAGGTGGGGGCCCTGCACAGAACTCTCCCACACTCCTCTTCTCCTGGTACCTCACTGCCTCCCCGTGAGTCGTGAGACTAGAGGGACCCCAGGCTCATCCTTCCTCCGCTCTCCcgctaaggaaactgaggccccgagaggggtagtgacctgcccaaggtcccaGAGGGACTCAGAAGTGAGTGGGCTGGAGATCTGTTCCTGCTAACTGGTCATCCGGCTAATTTGAGGCCCTGCAGTGACAGCCTGCAGGATGTCTGGGATCCATTTGTGGCGCCTGCCCCGGGGCGGGGTGAGGAGTCCCCCAGGGCTCCCAGAGCTGTGTCCCAGGACTGCTCATTTGGACCCAAGGTCGAGCAGCCCCTTCGGGACTTAGCCTCTGGCACCCCCTGCGGTACCTTGTCCCCAGGGAGCCAGGGTGTGCCCACCCTGAGCTGCAGCGCCGAGGGAAGgagcctcccaccccaccccagccgcCCAGCAGCCTGGAGGAAGCAGCAGACCTGCCgatccagccccccccccccgccgctcccCGCCTTGTAGAACACCTCAGCTGCTCCCACACCATTCCATTACCGGGGACTCCTGTCCCCCAAACTACCCCCCACCGGCCCATGCACCAAAAAGATCCCACTCTCCTCAAAGTCCAGCCCAGACAGGATTGGAACTTTTCAAAGAAACGCCCACCGAGaacctccctcctctgcccagaCTTTACCTTGATGAGCAGCTCTCTGCTCAGTGAGTAGTTGTTCTCATCCGAGAAAATCTCCGACAGCTTCTGGAAGATGCGGAAGCTGtccctgggtgggggaagggaggagaaccATGGGAATGGCAGGGAGGGGTGTGAGTGCCCATCCATTTAGGACCCAAGGACCCAACCGCCCGGACGGGTGGTTTTCACCCAGGGTTCTGCTGGGCCCAGGGCGCTCTGTGGGCCGGGGGAGGCGAGCTCCACGTGTGTGGCTCTGTTTGGATCGGTTTGGATTTCAAGGGGACAGAATGGTGTGGCTGGCAAGGAAACACAGGAAAATCTCCAATGTGGCTCTGTCTAGTGCTtgacagatagggaaactgagtcccagggcAGAGGTGCTGGCCTGAGGCCAACGGACACTTGGAGGGGTGCCCCCCAGCCAGCAGGCCGGCCTCAGGATTTGCTGCCTCCTGGCAGGTCCCAGGCTCACAGAGGGGACAATGCTCAGTCGCTTGGGGGGTCCCGGGTCCCTCCAGGTGCAGCTCCTGCAGAGAGAGGTCTCCCCACCTGGAAACTTCTTCCCACGTCTTCTTCAGCCTGTGGATGGAGTTGCTCTGCAGGGCCGACAGGATGGCATAGAGAGACGAGAAGTTCTTGAGGACACGGCACTCCTGGCAGAGGAACAGAAGGGCCGTAGGGTGCGGGTGCAGTCCCCTGAGCTCTGACCTTCCATCCTGGGTGACACAGACTCCCAGGGAGCCCCAACGAGCACCTGGGCCCCCGTCCGTGACACTCCCAGGGAGGAGGCTCTGAGCTCAACACGAGGGAGGACGTTAAGCGGGCAGTGAGCGTCGAGGCAGTGGGACGTGTGAATCAAGGCCAGCGAGCCGCTGGGAAGGGAGGGCTGGGGTCTCTGCAGGGCCGTGGACCACAGACCACAGCCCTGAGGGCAGACGAAGGCGAGAAAGGGGTTCCCCAGGGCCCCTCCAAGGCATACCCTGGCCACCTCGATCCAGTGCTCCACCACCCTGGCCCTGTCCCGGGCCGTCACAGTCCGGTCCCCCAGGCAGGTGGTGATGACGCAGTTGGCCACACTGTTGAACTGGGTGACCGTGGCGCGGACAGTGGGAGCCAGGTGTTCCTTGCCCTTCTTGTCCCGCTGGGACCAGATGGAGCCCAGGCAGTGGTAGGGCACCACCTTCTTGAACAGCTCCTGGGGGATCATGGGGAGCGTCACCTAGCACTGCCACGGCCCAGCTCCCCAGCTCAGCGTCCCCGGTCTCCCTAGTCCCAGGCAGGGTCCCCGGTCAGGCCTGGAGCTCAGGGAAAGCTGAGGATGTGGCTCGAGCCTCACAGGCCCGGGGTGGGGGCCGTGCCTCTGGGCTCTGTTCTCCGCCGACCGTGGGCGCCCAGCGCACGAGTGACCCAGATGACGCACGGGCAGCGAAGAGCGTCTGGCATTTTCAGACGCCCACCCTCACTCACTGCAAGCACCAGAAGCTGGCTCACAGCTGCGCACGCCAGGCGGCACCTTCGGCTCCCCCATCGTGGCTCAGGTCCCCCCGCCCTGTCCAGATGCACGCTCACCGCGGGCGCTCCACCCACAGGCTTTGTCTGCCGTAAACTCCAGGACACGGCAGGTGCCTCGTAGGTGCCGAGGCCTCCCGAGCAGATGGTGGGGTGACCCACGGAGCTGGACGTACCACGGTGAGCTCCACCCCCCCATCGAATGGGCCGGGCTCCGCCCAGCCTTCTACCGCCCCGTCTCATTTAATCCGTCGTCACTGCGcacagggatggggtggggagggtcccaTCTCTGCATCCACAGTCCAGAGACCACGCAGGAACGGAGCTGGGATATGCCGGGGAATGGCAGGGAATGCACCAGAGGCTGGCGGAAAGCGCTCCCCTGCCCCGCCCGGCTGAGAAAAACTGCTCACCGCATCCATCAGTGTGAACTGCTCTGCCACCAGGTCGGGAGGGAAGGCCAAGAGGTGAGGCTTCTCATTCAGGCCATTTTCTGCAGCCACAGGTGACGGCCAGGGAGGCTCGGGCACCGGAGCTGCGTCTAGGTCTACAGTTTGCGATAGAGCTGGCTCTAGTTCCGGAGCTGGGGCTGGAGCCGGTTCCAGAGCCGGTTCCGGAGCCGGCTCTAGCTCTGGTTCTGGAGCCGGTGTTGGAGCCGGCTCTAGCTCTGGTTCTGACTCAGGTGCCAAAGCCGGCTCTAGTTCCGGAGCTGGTTTTAGAAGTGGCGCTGGAGCTGGCGACAGAGCTAGAGGAGAGAAGTTTCCAGATGTCTTTGCAGAGACAGAACCCACCAGAGCCTCCCGGGGAAGCCGCGGCCAGGAACCCACACCGGGACCTCTGCCCCCCTGCGGTCCCCCGCCGGGGCTCTCAGTCTCTGCTCCTGGCCCCACATCAGCCCCCAGGGGATcctccctgggtggcccagcaccGCCCCGTCCCCGtgcacccccatcccccaccccccagccttcTCACCCTCGGGCTCGGCCTCCGTGAGCTCTGCGTGCTCCAGCTGGGCCAGGAGAAGCTGGGCACGGCGCTCTAGGTCAGAACCAGGCATGTTGAGCTGCACATAGGCCACCAGCTGCTTGAGGCAGGGAAAGTCTGGGGGCTGACAGAAGTCCTCCGAGTACTggtccagccaggtgcccagaatGGAGGAGATGGCACTGGAGGGAGCGGGGGGCAGGCAGCAGAGTCAGCGGCCCAGCCTTTCCTTCCCCACGGCCCCCTGCGGCACCCCTGGGGGTCCTCCAACCAGAGGCCAGGCCCACctgagcaccacccccccccccccccccccaccgccactgGCCGTCCAGGCAGGGGCAGGTCCGGTCAGAAGGCGGGGGCCTGGCCGTCCCCACGGGAGGGAGCCCTCCATCGATGGTGtgggcacccctcccctcctcagggaggcctgcccctcccctgtctgtccGGGAGCCTCCTGGCTACGGCGTAAACTCCAGGACGGCGGAGGGCTGCCGTGtctgctctgtccctgccctggccgcacacagtaggtgctgcGTAAGTGTGTGAGGAGGAGGGAACAGGCAGCGTCTTCCCGCCCAGCCTGCGTGGGCTCTCATGGCCCCTCGTCCCCAGCTCCTGCACCCACGGCTGCCGTACTGCCTCCGAGGCGCCTGGGGGTCTCCTCTCCCCACAGACACTATTCTCAGGAACACTGTTCTCAGTCCGGGCAGCTGGACTCAGGGGACTGACGCGTGAGGTCGATGGGTGAGCAGGTGGCCCCCGCACCTCCGTCCTGGGACCCCGGGTCGGGGCCGGGCAGGAAGGGCTGGGGTGGGCTGTGGGGGGGACCCACTCTCTCAGGGGCCAACCTCAGCCCCCGGCCTCTCTTCTGCTCCCCAGGGCCCAGGACCCCAGCCACGGCTGTCTGACTCCTTTCCTCCTGCAGGAGTGGCCCCCACCCCTCGGCCCTCCAGCAGGAATCACAGCTCGTGTGGGAGCCATGGCTCTGCCCAGCGCCCCCACCCTAGATGTCCCCCACCTTGGAGACGGGGGTCCTCCCATCAGCTCCCAAGTCCGCTCACTTTTTCAGTTGGTCCTGGGGTCCGCCGTCCTCGTCAGAATAAGGAAGGATGCATCCGTATCTAGAGGAGGCCGTGAGGGCATCACATCTACCGTACCTGCTATGATGTCTAGGGTTACTGGCTGACTTCTGGACGAGAACGGAAGCCCAGGAGGGTAGAGTCTGGTCTGGGGTATGCGAAGCGTCTAGAAGGGGCTCCGTGCCCACTTGTTGAGTGAACGAAGCCCAGCCAGCACCTTACAGACAACTGAGGGGGCTGGGGACCCCTCCCTGGCCACCCCCAGGATGGGTCCCCCATATGGAATCGAGGGCAAGAGCAGCTTTGCCCTAGGCACGGGACACccaggctggaggcagagaggaagcacGGCAGCCCCAGGCAACCCCCTCCACGGGCCGGGCACAGGGTGGGGGACTTGTCCCAACAGTGGGACACGACCCCACGTGGGGTGGTCCTCCTGACACCCAGGGTTCCCACGAGACACCTGAGGCTCAAAAAGGtgccaggagggggtggggagccgcTGTGCTGTGCGGGGGCCGTGCTCACCTTTTGAACAGCAGGTCCAGCACCTGCTGGGTGGTGGTGAAGGCTCGGTACGTGCACAGGAAGATGGTGACGTAGGAGAGGTCGCTGCCCTGGAAGGCGGGCACCAGGTGCTCCACCAGCTTCTCCAGCGTGCCGGCCTTCACCGTCCGCACCTTGCAGGTCTCATACAGGTTCAGGGCTGACTCATTTTCACACTGGGGTGGGACACAGGGGCTCAGATGAACTCCCAAGTGCTCAGTGACATGTGGCAAGGGCGCAGACATGCGTGCCCCCAGCAGAAAAAGGTTCTCAGCTTAAGAAGTGGAAtcggaaggggcacctgggtggctcagtcggttaggcatccgacttcagctcaagtcatgatctcgcagtccgcgggtttgagccccgcgtcgggctccgtgctgacagctcagagcctggagcctgcttccgattctgtctccctttttctgcccAATGCCCCCCACTACTGTTcgcactctgcctgtctctctctctctctctctcaaaaataaaataaagcattggaaaaaaaagtggaattgGAGATGGGGAGGGCTAAAAAATACTAACCCAACACTTTCTGGCCATTCTGTTAGGGGAACTTAAAACGACCGCCCCTCCTTGTATTAGGAGCATCACTCCCGTGAGCCCTGGCAAAACCTGCCCATTCTAGAGACGAGAACACAGAGGCTTATTCTGGGGTGAGAAGAGATACGGCATGTTCAGTGCAGCCCCGGGGAAAGCTGTGGGAAGGAATCAAGACCAGGTCCTAGAGCATGAAAGGGTGAATCACCGTGACGACCGGGCCTCCCCTTTGGAATGTCGTGCTGCTGAGTCCGGCCCTACCTCTGACCTGGAGGGGTCACAGGGCTGTGCCCCAGGAGACCACAAGTTATATAGTAGCCTCAGCCTCCGCCCCTTTTGGGTCAAACTAGCCCTTCTAAGCGAGGTGATGTGGAAGGGCTTGAGGGTCTGCAAGGGCGGGCTCACGGCCCCTGACACAACCGGGGGTAGGAATTAAAACGAGAAAAACTGGGGCAACGTACAAAATCACTTGCAGCCTAACGTGAAGTAAAAAAAGCAGGGAAGTGCCTTTGCTGTGTTTTTCGAAAAGGGtctttttgggggggcgcctgggtggctctgtcagttgagcatccgactttgactcaggtcatgatctcacggtttgtgggttcgagccccgcgtcgggctctgtgctgacagctcagaacctggagcctgcttccaattctctgtctccttctctctctgcccctcccccccgcacaAGTGCGTGtgcgccctctctctttctcataaataaacattaaaaatatattttttaaatataaatgttttaccAAAGAGCGTCTTTTTTCATATTCATCAAATACATGCAGAGGGATGCTCCCGGCCGAGCCCAGGACCAGACAGTGGTGGGGGGGGCACGAAGGCCCTGGGAGGGAACCCAACAGAGTCGCCGAGCGGCGTCTGGCCCCCGGGCCTCCGCAGGGTCCCGGCGGTGGGGGCCCCCTTGCCCGCACTCACCCCGAGCCAGCGTTGGCCCTTGTTGGCGCCGTGGTGTGCCTGCACCTTCCGCAGGGAGATGGAATGGATGACCCCGTTGACCAGCTCCTCGCCGATCTCCTGCGTGCAGCTCTGTGGAGACAGTGCCCGGCCACCAGGCGGGGGCGTCAGGGGCTGCCTCATGAACCTCCGGTCCGCAGCTGAGGCCCGGTGTCCACACAGATCCCCAGGCCAGGACTAAATGGGCCGACGGCTCGAGGGCTCTCAGTAGTATCGGGACAGGTGGACACCACCCCCAGCCTCGCCCCCTTCCCACTCCACCAGCCACAAGCTGGGTACGAGCGAGACAAGTCCCCAGGCTCCCAAACCCCCAGCCACCTGCTCGTGCCACCCGGAAGGTGCCTCCCCCACGGTCTGGGGCCCCAGGCCCTCGTCATGTCTCCCCAGCTCATcatcatgcccccccccccacccctcggcTGATCCAGCAGCCCCCAAGGACCCAGCCCCGGAGTCAGCATCACGGGTCTGGGGCAGGTGCTGGGCATCCCCGAAGGCCACATCCGACGccacttccttccctttctgctcaTTCAAGCCCGGGTGCTTTCTTGGGTAACAGAGGAGTTCCCCTTCCCTGTCCGTCATCACGTGCATGGGGATGGGGTGAAAATGATGATGGTGCAGGCATCTGGGCAGAGGACTGGGCTTTCACGGGACCCAAAATCACAGGGCTGTAGAAAGGGGGATCATCTGGCTGCTCCCTGGACCAGGACCAGAGAGGAAATGCCCTGGTTTTAGGGGGCAGCCACCCCTTCCACGGAACAGGCTGGCCTGGGGGGCCGTGACCATCAAGCCCTGGCTAAGGCCACTTAGTCGCGTCAGCCTGGGCCTCACAGCCCCGTCTCCCACCTGCCCCTGTCCAGGGAAGGGCAAGCCCGCAGTGGGAAGGGGACCTCTGAGAGTTGAGGGAGGAGCCGGGAGGTGCCAGCTGGCACAGGGCCACACTGCCAGTCCTCACCCGCAGCTGGGAGTGTGGGTCACTGC includes these proteins:
- the RALGDS gene encoding ral guanine nucleotide dissociation stimulator isoform X6; its protein translation is MVQRMWAEAAGPAGGAEPLFPGSRRSRSVWDAVRLEVGGPDSCPVVLHSFTQLDPDLPRLESCTQEIGEELVNGVIHSISLRKVQAHHGANKGQRWLGCENESALNLYETCKVRTVKAGTLEKLVEHLVPAFQGSDLSYVTIFLCTYRAFTTTQQVLDLLFKRYGRCDALTASSRYGCILPYSDEDGGPQDQLKNAISSILGTWLDQYSEDFCQPPDFPCLKQLVAYVQLNMPGSDLERRAQLLLAQLEHAELTEAEPEALSPAPAPLLKPAPELEPALAPESEPELEPAPTPAPEPELEPAPEPALEPAPAPAPELEPALSQTVDLDAAPVPEPPWPSPVAAENGLNEKPHLLAFPPDLVAEQFTLMDAELFKKVVPYHCLGSIWSQRDKKGKEHLAPTVRATVTQFNSVANCVITTCLGDRTVTARDRARVVEHWIEVARECRVLKNFSSLYAILSALQSNSIHRLKKTWEEVSRDSFRIFQKLSEIFSDENNYSLSRELLIKEGTSKFATLEMNPKRAQKRPKETGVIQGTVPYLGTFLTDLVMLDTAMKDYLYGRLINFEKRRKEFEVIAQIKLLQSACNNYSITPEEHFGAWFRAMERLSETESYNLSCELEPPSESASNTLKAKKNAAIVKRWSDRQAPSTELSSSGSSHSKSCDQLRCGPYLSSGDIADALSIHSAGSSSSDVEEINVSFVPESPDGQEKKFWESASQSSPETSGISSASSSASSSSASTTPVAATRTHKRSVSGVCSHSASLPLYNQQVGDCCIIRVSLDVDNGNMYKSILVTSQDKAPAVIRKAMDKHNLDEDEADEYELVQVISDDRKLKIPDNANVFYAMNSTANYDFVLKKRTFTKGAKVRHGASSTLPRMKQKGLRIAKGIF
- the RALGDS gene encoding ral guanine nucleotide dissociation stimulator isoform X8 — its product is MVQRMWAEAAGPAGGAEPLFPGSRRSRSVWDAVRLEVGGPDSCPVVLHSFTQLDPDLPRLESCTQEIGEELVNGVIHSISLRKVQAHHGANKGQRWLGCENESALNLYETCKVRTVKAGTLEKLVEHLVPAFQGSDLSYVTIFLCTYRAFTTTQQVLDLLFKRYGCILPYSDEDGGPQDQLKNAISSILGTWLDQYSEDFCQPPDFPCLKQLVAYVQLNMPGSDLERRAQLLLAQLEHAELTEAEPEALSPAPAPLLKPAPELEPALAPESEPELEPAPTPAPEPELEPAPEPALEPAPAPAPELEPALSQTVDLDAAPVPEPPWPSPVAAENGLNEKPHLLAFPPDLVAEQFTLMDAELFKKVVPYHCLGSIWSQRDKKGKEHLAPTVRATVTQFNSVANCVITTCLGDRTVTARDRARVVEHWIEVARECRVLKNFSSLYAILSALQSNSIHRLKKTWEEVSRDSFRIFQKLSEIFSDENNYSLSRELLIKEGTSKFATLEMNPKRAQKRPKETGVIQGTVPYLGTFLTDLVMLDTAMKDYLYGRLINFEKRRKEFEVIAQIKLLQSACNNYSITPEEHFGAWFRAMERLSETESYNLSCELEPPSESASNTLKAKKNAAIVKRWSDRQAPSTELSSSGSSHSKSCDQLRCGPYLSSGDIADALSIHSAGSSSSDVEEINVSFVPESPDGQEKKFWESASQSSPETSGISSASSSASSSSASTTPVAATRTHKRSVSGVCSHSASLPLYNQQVGDCCIIRVSLDVDNGNMYKSILVTSQDKAPAVIRKAMDKHNLDEDEADEYELVQVISDDRKLKIPDNANVFYAMNSTANYDFVLKKRTFTKGAKVRHGASSTLPRMKQKGLRIAKGIF
- the RALGDS gene encoding ral guanine nucleotide dissociation stimulator isoform X9 yields the protein MLVVPPSVRADESCTQEIGEELVNGVIHSISLRKVQAHHGANKGQRWLGCENESALNLYETCKVRTVKAGTLEKLVEHLVPAFQGSDLSYVTIFLCTYRAFTTTQQVLDLLFKRYGRCDALTASSRYGCILPYSDEDGGPQDQLKNAISSILGTWLDQYSEDFCQPPDFPCLKQLVAYVQLNMPGSDLERRAQLLLAQLEHAELTEAEPEALSPAPAPLLKPAPELEPALAPESEPELEPAPTPAPEPELEPAPEPALEPAPAPAPELEPALSQTVDLDAAPVPEPPWPSPVAAENGLNEKPHLLAFPPDLVAEQFTLMDAELFKKVVPYHCLGSIWSQRDKKGKEHLAPTVRATVTQFNSVANCVITTCLGDRTVTARDRARVVEHWIEVARECRVLKNFSSLYAILSALQSNSIHRLKKTWEEVSRDSFRIFQKLSEIFSDENNYSLSRELLIKEGTSKFATLEMNPKRAQKRPKETGVIQGTVPYLGTFLTDLVMLDTAMKDYLYGRLINFEKRRKEFEVIAQIKLLQSACNNYSITPEEHFGAWFRAMERLSETESYNLSCELEPPSESASNTLKAKKNAAIVKRWSDRQAPSTELSSSGSSHSKSCDQLRCGPYLSSGDIADALSIHSAGSSSSDVEEINVSFVPESPDGQEKKFWESASQSSPETSGISSASSSASSSSASTTPVAATRTHKRSVSGVCSHSASLPLYNQQVGDCCIIRVSLDVDNGNMYKSILVTSQDKAPAVIRKAMDKHNLDEDEADEYELVQVISDDRKLKIPDNANVFYAMNSTANYDFVLKKRTFTKGAKVRHGASSTLPRMKQKGLRIAKGIF
- the RALGDS gene encoding ral guanine nucleotide dissociation stimulator isoform X5, which translates into the protein MVQRMWAEAAGPAGGAEPLFPGSRRSRSVWDAVRLEVGGPDSCPVVLHSFTQLDPDLPRLESCTQEIGEELVNGVIHSISLRKVQAHHGANKGQRWLGCENESALNLYETCKVRTVKAGTLEKLVEHLVPAFQGSDLSYVTIFLCTYRAFTTTQQVLDLLFKSRYGRCDALTASSRYGCILPYSDEDGGPQDQLKNAISSILGTWLDQYSEDFCQPPDFPCLKQLVAYVQLNMPGSDLERRAQLLLAQLEHAELTEAEPEALSPAPAPLLKPAPELEPALAPESEPELEPAPTPAPEPELEPAPEPALEPAPAPAPELEPALSQTVDLDAAPVPEPPWPSPVAAENGLNEKPHLLAFPPDLVAEQFTLMDAELFKKVVPYHCLGSIWSQRDKKGKEHLAPTVRATVTQFNSVANCVITTCLGDRTVTARDRARVVEHWIEVARECRVLKNFSSLYAILSALQSNSIHRLKKTWEEVSRDSFRIFQKLSEIFSDENNYSLSRELLIKEGTSKFATLEMNPKRAQKRPKETGVIQGTVPYLGTFLTDLVMLDTAMKDYLYGRLINFEKRRKEFEVIAQIKLLQSACNNYSITPEEHFGAWFRAMERLSETESYNLSCELEPPSESASNTLKAKKNAAIVKRWSDRQAPSTELSSSGSSHSKSCDQLRCGPYLSSGDIADALSIHSAGSSSSDVEEINVSFVPESPDGQEKKFWESASQSSPETSGISSASSSASSSSASTTPVAATRTHKRSVSGVCSHSASLPLYNQQVGDCCIIRVSLDVDNGNMYKSILVTSQDKAPAVIRKAMDKHNLDEDEADEYELVQVISDDRKLKIPDNANVFYAMNSTANYDFVLKKRTFTKGAKVRHGASSTLPRMKQKGLRIAKGIF
- the RALGDS gene encoding ral guanine nucleotide dissociation stimulator isoform X7, which produces MAREARPAAPRVRKGWVFFACVSVVTARRWAIARRATLRSPAPWPAPVPAPATESCTQEIGEELVNGVIHSISLRKVQAHHGANKGQRWLGCENESALNLYETCKVRTVKAGTLEKLVEHLVPAFQGSDLSYVTIFLCTYRAFTTTQQVLDLLFKRYGRCDALTASSRYGCILPYSDEDGGPQDQLKNAISSILGTWLDQYSEDFCQPPDFPCLKQLVAYVQLNMPGSDLERRAQLLLAQLEHAELTEAEPEALSPAPAPLLKPAPELEPALAPESEPELEPAPTPAPEPELEPAPEPALEPAPAPAPELEPALSQTVDLDAAPVPEPPWPSPVAAENGLNEKPHLLAFPPDLVAEQFTLMDAELFKKVVPYHCLGSIWSQRDKKGKEHLAPTVRATVTQFNSVANCVITTCLGDRTVTARDRARVVEHWIEVARECRVLKNFSSLYAILSALQSNSIHRLKKTWEEVSRDSFRIFQKLSEIFSDENNYSLSRELLIKEGTSKFATLEMNPKRAQKRPKETGVIQGTVPYLGTFLTDLVMLDTAMKDYLYGRLINFEKRRKEFEVIAQIKLLQSACNNYSITPEEHFGAWFRAMERLSETESYNLSCELEPPSESASNTLKAKKNAAIVKRWSDRQAPSTELSSSGSSHSKSCDQLRCGPYLSSGDIADALSIHSAGSSSSDVEEINVSFVPESPDGQEKKFWESASQSSPETSGISSASSSASSSSASTTPVAATRTHKRSVSGVCSHSASLPLYNQQVGDCCIIRVSLDVDNGNMYKSILVTSQDKAPAVIRKAMDKHNLDEDEADEYELVQVISDDRKLKIPDNANVFYAMNSTANYDFVLKKRTFTKGAKVRHGASSTLPRMKQKGLRIAKGIF